A single Ignavibacteriales bacterium DNA region contains:
- a CDS encoding DUF4159 domain-containing protein: MISFLLLCAAVYPQGAEFRIGRVKYAGGGDWYNDPSAEVNLLKFIQQNSSIKVKPEYSFVELSSDDIFYYPFLFLTGHGNIVLTETDANRLRKYLESGGFLYVDDDYGLDNAFRRELKKVFPDKPLVELPFSHKIYNIMYPFPYGPPKTHKHDEKPPQGFGILINDRVALFYTVEANPSDGWADPEIHKNPPEKRDEALRFGANLVIYALSQ, from the coding sequence CTGATTTCCTTTTTGCTCCTTTGTGCGGCAGTGTATCCGCAGGGAGCCGAATTCCGTATTGGCAGAGTAAAATATGCCGGCGGAGGGGACTGGTATAATGACCCATCCGCAGAGGTGAATCTGCTCAAATTCATTCAGCAGAATAGCTCCATAAAAGTGAAACCTGAGTACTCATTTGTTGAGCTCTCCTCCGATGACATTTTTTATTACCCGTTTCTTTTTCTCACTGGTCACGGCAACATAGTTCTCACAGAAACCGATGCGAATCGGCTGAGGAAATATCTGGAGTCAGGCGGCTTTCTTTATGTGGATGATGACTACGGTCTTGATAATGCTTTCCGCCGGGAACTGAAAAAAGTCTTCCCCGATAAACCGCTGGTTGAACTTCCCTTCAGCCATAAGATATATAACATCATGTATCCTTTCCCTTACGGTCCGCCTAAAACCCATAAGCATGATGAGAAGCCCCCTCAGGGATTCGGTATTCTGATCAATGACCGGGTTGCGCTCTTTTATACCGTTGAGGCAAATCCAAGTGACGGCTGGGCTGATCCTGAGATTCATAAAAATCCGCCTGAAAAGCGTGATGAGGCGCTCAGGTTCGGAGCTAATCTTGTTATTTATGCATTATCACAATAA
- a CDS encoding T9SS type A sorting domain-containing protein produces MYFTDMQSFRMYKCRYNEETKEWGVPEMFYDNGFNVTSRWYCMNFPDDTTMFVVGEEKTKLARLRDGLWYPKYFPYEGNSYLFSDGLWLDSTTLRLYCTMGTTNADLYVDYFEDTSYVGVQRYKLNISKISDSLYTLGEYQGRREKYPYLTKDRRKMVFQANYDGVFRYYISYLLVDENGDTILTSLKNDETLDQIDYSLNQNYPNPFNPITEIEFALPEQSDITLKVYDILGKEIATLATGSYSAGRYTVPFDGTSHASGVYIYKLSYGKGQSITRKMTLLK; encoded by the coding sequence TTGTATTTTACAGATATGCAGAGCTTCCGGATGTATAAATGCAGATACAATGAAGAAACAAAGGAGTGGGGCGTACCGGAAATGTTCTATGATAACGGATTTAATGTAACCTCCCGCTGGTACTGCATGAATTTTCCTGATGATACTACGATGTTTGTTGTCGGAGAAGAGAAAACCAAACTTGCCCGGCTGCGTGATGGGCTCTGGTATCCGAAATACTTTCCGTATGAAGGAAATAGTTATTTGTTTTCAGATGGACTGTGGTTGGATAGTACAACATTGAGGTTATATTGTACAATGGGGACGACAAATGCTGATCTTTATGTAGATTATTTTGAGGATACATCGTATGTAGGAGTACAGAGGTATAAATTAAACATTTCAAAAATATCAGATAGTTTATATACCCTTGGGGAGTACCAGGGGCGCAGAGAAAAGTACCCTTATCTGACCAAAGACAGGCGTAAGATGGTTTTCCAGGCAAATTATGACGGTGTGTTTCGTTATTACATAAGTTATCTGTTGGTAGATGAAAACGGAGATACAATTTTAACTTCATTAAAAAATGATGAAACACTTGATCAGATTGATTACTCACTGAATCAAAACTACCCCAACCCCTTCAACCCGATAACGGAGATTGAATTTGCGCTCCCAGAGCAGAGTGATATTACCTTAAAAGTATATGACATCCTCGGCAAAGAGATTGCAACACTTGCCACTGGCAGCTACTCAGCAGGCAGATATACCGTTCCCTTTGACGGCACCAGCCACGCAAGCGGAGTATATATTTATAAACTGAGTTATGGTAAGGGGCAGAGTATTACGAGGAAGATGACACTCCTAAAATAA
- a CDS encoding metallophosphoesterase, which yields MAWFFIIFFTSFALTNLYLLRRVWQGLAAAPKALRILVIVIMFLSAVSYVAARALLSGVDSGLYTVVLWMGSIWFAFMHYSILFVLLGELLRLVMRKRIADLKKIPLAYEKIKLRFTLLSLVFVLLTVSYGYFNARDIQVREIELEVEAPGAELDSLRIAFFADSHLTPVNNGSKAGKIAGIINSLKPDLVLAAGDIVDDQIYRLRSRNIDQPLKKITSTYGTFVANGNHEYIVGVEEADEFLTAAGFNVLRDSLTTIAGSITIAGREDSAISRFTDGKRKDVKELLSSDSAGLPIIVLDHQPFALWKTAQAGAAMQLSGHTHHGQIWPFNFVTSMIYEVSWGYKKIENMHVYVTSGAGTWGPPVRTGSSSEIVLIRLSLKK from the coding sequence ATGGCTTGGTTTTTTATAATCTTTTTTACATCCTTTGCTCTCACTAACCTTTACCTGTTAAGGAGGGTATGGCAGGGACTTGCTGCAGCACCCAAAGCGCTGCGGATTTTAGTGATTGTGATTATGTTCCTTTCCGCGGTTTCTTATGTGGCAGCCCGTGCCCTGCTTTCCGGGGTTGACAGCGGTCTCTATACCGTTGTGCTCTGGATGGGTTCTATCTGGTTTGCTTTCATGCATTACAGCATTCTTTTTGTGCTGCTCGGCGAACTTTTACGGCTTGTGATGAGAAAAAGGATAGCAGACCTTAAAAAAATTCCCCTTGCTTATGAAAAGATAAAACTCCGGTTTACTCTCCTCTCACTGGTTTTTGTACTGCTTACCGTAAGTTATGGTTACTTCAATGCTCGTGATATACAAGTCCGGGAAATCGAACTTGAAGTTGAAGCCCCGGGCGCTGAACTGGATTCACTTCGCATCGCTTTTTTCGCGGATTCACATCTTACACCGGTTAACAACGGCTCAAAAGCCGGAAAAATTGCCGGGATTATTAACAGCCTGAAACCTGATCTGGTACTTGCTGCCGGTGATATCGTAGATGATCAGATATACCGGCTGCGTTCAAGAAACATTGACCAGCCCCTTAAAAAAATCACATCAACGTACGGCACATTTGTCGCTAACGGAAATCATGAGTATATCGTCGGAGTTGAGGAGGCGGATGAATTTTTAACTGCTGCGGGTTTCAATGTCCTTCGTGATTCCCTCACTACCATTGCCGGCAGTATTACCATTGCAGGAAGAGAGGACAGCGCAATATCGCGATTTACCGATGGCAAAAGGAAAGATGTAAAAGAACTTCTTTCGTCTGATTCTGCAGGGCTTCCTATTATTGTTTTGGATCATCAGCCGTTTGCATTATGGAAAACCGCTCAGGCAGGCGCCGCTATGCAGTTATCCGGGCATACGCATCACGGACAAATATGGCCGTTCAATTTTGTAACGTCCATGATCTATGAAGTCAGCTGGGGTTATAAAAAAATTGAGAATATGCACGTTTATGTCACGTCGGGTGCCGGAACATGGGGCCCGCCGGTGAGAACCGGAAGCAGTTCTGAAATTGTGCTTATAAGACTTTCACTAAAAAAATAA